The Candidatus Omnitrophota bacterium genome includes the window GCTCATGTATGGAGGCAAACACGCGTTATGCTGCTACGATGATCTCTCAAAACATGCGCAGGCCTATCGGCAGCTGTCGCTGCTGCTGCGCCGCCCGCCGGGACGCGAGGCGTACCCCGGCGATGTGTTTTATCTGCATTCACGGTTGCTGGAGCGCGCGGCGAAATTGCGCGACAACCTCGGCGGCGGCAGCCTCTCGGCACTCCCGGTGATTGAAACGCAAGCCGGCGATGTCTCCGCGTATATTCCAACCAACGTCATTTCCATCACCGACGGACAGATTTATCTTGAGGGCGATTTGTTCTACGCCGGCGTGCGTCCAGCGCTCAATGTGGGGCTGTCGGTGTCGCGCGTGGGCGGCAACGCGCAGACCAAGGCGATGAAAAAAGTGGCCGGCCGGCTGCGCCTGAGCCTGGCCCAGTATCGCGAGCTCGTGGCGTTCACCCAATTCGGCTCAGAGCTGGACAAATCGACCCAGGCCCAGCTCATCCGCGGGGAGCGGATGGTGGAAATCCTCAAGCAGGATCAGTACCAGCCGATGAGCCTCGCCCATCAAGTGGCCATCCTCTATAGCGCCGGGCAGGGGCATTTGGATGAGATCCCCAAAGACCGGGTGCAGGCGTTTGAAGCCGCGTTCCACGCATTTCTCGATGAGAAATACCCGGACGCGATCCATGAGATCACCACATCCAACGACCTCGCCGAGGCCATCGCCAAGCGCCTCGATGAGGCCACCGTCGCGTGCAAGCAGCAGTTTCTGGCAACCGCATAACACACCATGGCATCGCTTCGGCAGATTCGATCACGGCTCAGAAGCATCGGCAGCACGAAGCAGATCATGCGGGCGATGCAGCTCGTGTCGGCCTCGAAGCTCAAGCGCGCCCAGGGCCGCATGCTGCAAGCGCGCAGCATGGCGGAATTTCTCGATGAGCTGCTGCGGCGAGTCTTAGCCGCCACCGGCGAGATCAGCCACCCCCTCGTTGGGGACAGTCCCCTTCGGGGACAGTCCCCAAGCTTGCTGGTTGTTTTCTCCTCGGATGCGGGCTTATGCGGCGCCTATAACGCCAATCTGATTCAGCTCGCGGAAGCGACGCTCAAGCGCGACACGCTGAAGACGACGCAGCTCATCTTCATCGGCAAGAAGGCCCACCGCTATTTCACCAAGCGCGGCTACACCGCCGTCGAGTCATATCTGGATCTGGCAGGGCGGCCTGATCTGAAAAAAGCCGACGCGATCGCGCGCACAGTCATGGAGCGCTTCACGAGCGGCCAGGTCGGCTCAGTGCATTTGCTGTATGCGAAGTTCGTCTCCGCGACGACGTCAAAACCCACACTGCTCCAATGGTTGCCCATCGAACTTGGCCAGGCCACCCGGTCACCCGGTCACCCGGTCACCCCGTCGGAATACATCTTCGAGCCGTCGCCGCAGCGCGTGTTTGAGGATCTGCTGCCGCGATGGGCGCTGGCGAAGTTCCAGCTCATCATGCTGGAAGCCTTCACCGCCGAGCATTCTGCCCGGATGATCGCCATGAAAAACGCCACCGATAATGCTGAAGAGATCCTCAAATCCCTAACCCTGCAGCGCAACAAGATCCGCCAAGCGGCGATTACCAAAGAGCTCAGCGAGATCGTTGGCACCGCCGAAGCGCTAAAATAATAGCGTGTAAACACACCATGTGGAGTTGTAATGTCTGACAACATCGGAGCTGTGGTGCAAGTCATCGGGCCCAGCGTGGACATCCGGTTTGCGGCAGAGCATCTGCCGACGATCTTGAACGCGATCCGCATTGATGAGCCGGACAAGAATATCCACCTGACCCTGGAAGTCGCCCAGCATATCGGCAACAACACCGTGCGGTGCGTCGCCCTCGACTCCACCGACGGGCTGGTGCGCGGCATGAAGGCGCGCGATACCGGCGGGCCCATCACCGTGCCGGTGGGCAAGCAAACGCTTGGCCGCATCTTCAACCTCTTGGGCGAGCCGCTGGATGAGCGCGGCCCGGTGCCGGAGCCGAACAAGCGGGCACCCATTCATCGGGCACCCCCCTCATTTGAAGATCAGCTGCCAGTGCGCAACATTTTTGAAACCGGGATCAAAGTCATCGACCTGCTGGCGCCGTACCCCAAAGGCGGCAAGGTCGGGCTCTTCGGCGGGGCCGGGGTCGGCAAGACCGTGATCTTGCAAGAGCTCATCCGCAACATCGCCACCGAGCACGGCGGCGTCTCCGTGTTTGCCGGGGTTGGCGAGCGCACCCGCGAAGGCAACGACCTCTGGCTTGAGCTGAATCACTCCGGTGTGGTCAACAAAACTGCCCTCGTCTTCGGCCAGATGAATGAGCCGCCGGGAGCCCGGCTGCGCGTGGCCCTTTCTGCGCTGACGATGGCGGAATATTTCCGCGACGACAGCGGCCAGGACGTGCTGCTCTTTGTTGATAATATTTTTCGCTATATCCAAGCCGGCTCAGAAGTCTCAACCCTGCTCGGCCGCATGCCCTCGGCCGTCGGCTATCAGCCGAATCTGGGGACGGAGCTCGCCCAATTGCAGGAGCGGATCACCTCGACCAAGCGCGGCTCAATCACCTCGGTGCAGGCGATCTACGTGCCGGCGGATGATCTGACCGACCCGGCCCCGGCCACGACCTTTTCCCACCTGGATGCCACCACGGTGTTGTCGCGGCAAATCGCCGAGCTGGGGATTTATCCGGCGGTGGATCCGCTCGACTCGACCTCGCGCATTTTGGACCCGCACATCGTCGGCGAGGAGCATTATCAGGTGGCCCGCTCGGTGCAGCGCATTCTGCAGCGGTACAAGGAGCTGCGCGACATCATCGCCATCCTCGGGATGGATGAGCTGACCGACGATGATAAGACCGTGGTGTACCGCGCCCGCAAGATTCAGCGGTTTCTCTCGCAGCCGTTCTTCGTCGCCGAAACGTTCACAGGACAACCTGGCAAGTACGTTAAGCGCGAAGAAACGGTCAAGGGTTTTCAGCAGATCATCGACGGCAAGCTTGATGATGTGCCGGAGCAGGCGTTTTACATGAAGGGCGCAATCGAGGAAGTTTACGCCGAAGCTGAACGCATGAAATCCGCCGTCTAAACATGGCACAACGCATCAATCTACGCGTGCTGACCGCCGAAGGCGTGGCGATTGAGGATGAGGCGGTGTCCGTGATCGCGCCGGGCGAGCCAGGCTACGTGGGCATGCTGTGCCGCCACGCCCCGTTGGTCACGACATTGAAACCGGGAACGCTGCAGTGGCGCCCGACGGCAAGCCCGACGATATGGAAATCCGCCCGCATCGGCGCAGGGCTGCTTGAAATTTCCCTCAACCGCATGACGATTCTCACCGAAACTGTCCAGGGGGTGGGATGATCGGCGACCTGATTTCGGCCA containing:
- a CDS encoding F0F1 ATP synthase subunit alpha (produces ATP from ADP in the presence of a proton gradient across the membrane; the alpha chain is a catalytic subunit), whose translation is LMYGGKHALCCYDDLSKHAQAYRQLSLLLRRPPGREAYPGDVFYLHSRLLERAAKLRDNLGGGSLSALPVIETQAGDVSAYIPTNVISITDGQIYLEGDLFYAGVRPALNVGLSVSRVGGNAQTKAMKKVAGRLRLSLAQYRELVAFTQFGSELDKSTQAQLIRGERMVEILKQDQYQPMSLAHQVAILYSAGQGHLDEIPKDRVQAFEAAFHAFLDEKYPDAIHEITTSNDLAEAIAKRLDEATVACKQQFLATA
- the atpG gene encoding ATP synthase F1 subunit gamma, which encodes MASLRQIRSRLRSIGSTKQIMRAMQLVSASKLKRAQGRMLQARSMAEFLDELLRRVLAATGEISHPLVGDSPLRGQSPSLLVVFSSDAGLCGAYNANLIQLAEATLKRDTLKTTQLIFIGKKAHRYFTKRGYTAVESYLDLAGRPDLKKADAIARTVMERFTSGQVGSVHLLYAKFVSATTSKPTLLQWLPIELGQATRSPGHPVTPSEYIFEPSPQRVFEDLLPRWALAKFQLIMLEAFTAEHSARMIAMKNATDNAEEILKSLTLQRNKIRQAAITKELSEIVGTAEALK
- the atpD gene encoding F0F1 ATP synthase subunit beta, whose amino-acid sequence is MSDNIGAVVQVIGPSVDIRFAAEHLPTILNAIRIDEPDKNIHLTLEVAQHIGNNTVRCVALDSTDGLVRGMKARDTGGPITVPVGKQTLGRIFNLLGEPLDERGPVPEPNKRAPIHRAPPSFEDQLPVRNIFETGIKVIDLLAPYPKGGKVGLFGGAGVGKTVILQELIRNIATEHGGVSVFAGVGERTREGNDLWLELNHSGVVNKTALVFGQMNEPPGARLRVALSALTMAEYFRDDSGQDVLLFVDNIFRYIQAGSEVSTLLGRMPSAVGYQPNLGTELAQLQERITSTKRGSITSVQAIYVPADDLTDPAPATTFSHLDATTVLSRQIAELGIYPAVDPLDSTSRILDPHIVGEEHYQVARSVQRILQRYKELRDIIAILGMDELTDDDKTVVYRARKIQRFLSQPFFVAETFTGQPGKYVKREETVKGFQQIIDGKLDDVPEQAFYMKGAIEEVYAEAERMKSAV